The following DNA comes from Miscanthus floridulus cultivar M001 chromosome 5, ASM1932011v1, whole genome shotgun sequence.
CTATTGAAGCATTACCTTGTACATTTGTAATGATATCTAACTTTGCATTTGTCAAATTATACACTACAAATTCTCAGCTCAGTATACTCTCCATTAATTTAGAATAACTATCATTTTGATAGTTTCGAAGAATTAGACTTGCACAAGTTAAATCAATTGAGTAATATTAATGCTTTAGGACAGCTGTTGTTTCAATAAtatacatttcttttttattttcttttacgtCACATACATTGTGGCTCATAGACCTTGAAATTTATCAAATGATTTGCCTTTAGTGTTCTCATGATGGGGCGCTTTCATCTCTGTAATCCCTTGTATTTTTCTGTTTTTGTCAGGTTGATGATATACTTGAGACAAAGTTAGATAGGAAATTCAAAATTATTACAGACAAAGGGACATTGGATGCCATCGGATTGCATCCAGATGGTCGTGCGAAAAGGTACAACTGTGGCCTGGATACCCAAAAGAGAGTTTTTAGCACATTTAGTTGTCAGTGTTGCTAGTACTGGAATAAGTAGATGCTTTAGCAATCCGACGGTCATGTGAAAAGGTACAACTGTGACCTGGTAACCCAAAAGAGAATTTTTAGCACATTTACTTGTCAATGTTGGAATAATTACATGCATTAGTGTAAGCCATCCTGCGACAGTGAATAGCTGTAGCCTTTAGGTTGTGGcctcccccccccccgccccgtaAAAAAAAGCGAGCAAACTCAAATTCCATTACTTAAACGCAATAAAATCACAGCATCAGCATTCCACCAGTTTAAAAGTTCACCACAACAGCAACCACCGTACCAAACTCTGAAACAACCACAAAAGCACCCAGGACTTTGTGATAAGCTTCAAAACATCGCATGGGCTTAAAGCGAATGTTACACCCAGGAACAAATAGGCTTAAGCAACCAAAAGCAGCTTCACAAAGCTTCTTTTTCTAAGCTATCTTAACAAGCAAGGTTGTGTGGTCATTTTTGACTTTCATCTGGCGTTGTAGTTTCTGATCTACTGAAATACAGAACTACATAGCACAATAGATAGACGAGGCTTGCATGTTGGATCTGAACTACATAGCACAATAGATAGACGAGGCTTGCATGTTGGATCTTTTACTTATATTTGAAAGCAATTTTACATTTGAAGAAACAGTTCAGTAATATATGTTGGTTTAACATTTTTCCTCTGCACCTACTTTATTCAGAATAATATATTGGGAATCAATATCAAACTTGGTTGAGCCTGGTGGCATTGTGGTCAGTACTTTCTCCTATAGGCCTTTTTAAATTATATCAAGATTCCTTCATCAGTGATTGAAGTTTATctttatgcttgtaccaccatcaTCTGTAAATTGGCATGAAACTTTCCGTTGCATCTCTCTTCAGGTCATAACATCATGTAATCACACAAAGGATGAACTTCTGCAAGAAGTAGAAGATTTCACCAAGAGAAAATTTGGCAAGGAGAACGTGGATGAAGGTGCAGGAGATGTGTCTGAGATCTTCCGGTACATAGACCATGTCCGAACATATCCTACCATAATGTTTGGAGGAATTGAGGGCTCTCAAGTCTGCACTGTGGCGTTTCAGCGGGTGTGACTGAAAACTGAGGCACATATACTTCTTGGCCTAATGTGTCACGTTGGGTCCAGAAGAAATGGATAAAAATTTTGTGCTTCACCTGTGGGACTGTTCCTACTGTATTAAGAAACAGTCCAAACTGGGTCTTGTGTCGTTAGCTCATCTATATCCAGGACGGTCGTGTAATTTTAGACGGACCAGACGATGAGACGAGTCAGTCCTGTATTGTCACCGTGAACGTTTCCTCCTATTTCCGTTCCTCTTATACATACTCTAGTCTTAATTTATTACTCTTTCTTGTAAGGAAGAGGTTTCAACTTGCTACCAGCGGATTGTTTAATAAGTGATCGTCATCTAGTTATACGATTGGGCTTGGTCGTCCGTCAGCCCTGGCTCCGCTGCCACTTGCCTGCTGCCCCTGCTCCATTCCCTCTCCCTGCGCTCTCTTCTGTagagagcatcttcaagagtccTTTTTAAACTAACTTCTCTTACAAATGAGTTGATGGCTGAGTGATTGGGCCTTGCTCGATGCAGGCTCTCACACgttgttttttcattttctttgcATCCTCAAGCATAGCTATTTCAAGCGCTTTTCAGCCGCGTATGTGTCTTTTGGTATAGGTTAGGTCTAGCTCGTGCACAGTGTGTGTAGTTGTGTGAGTTTGTATATAAGTTTAGAACTTTACTACAACTTGTACTTGAATATTGAGGCAATAAAAATCTTTAAATTTTCATTTCGAGAGTTGTTTGAATAAAAAATCACTCTCCATATTTTTTCATCCTCAAACAACTTCTCTATATTTTATGCGCACTTTAGAGATCTAATTCTGCTCTTCATCTTTGGCTagtgaaaacaaaaaaaataaaaggatgGCAATATTTGAGAATCTAATTGGATAAGCTAAAGAGCTTTTTTTTTTCCACTGAAATATGTATTCCTATCAATATCTATCAATGCGAAAAATATAAAGAGCCTCTTAGAGTTGCTCTAATAGGCACCCACGCATCGGCACCATTGCAAGATGCTCGATTTGTGTACGAAGTGAAAGCTACTTGAAAAAGCTACAACATCACGGCATGCTTATAGTATATTCCCCTATCCAtaaatatctgtcgttttcgcttatcgagaaataactttgactatatatatattagtatttatggtacataattaatatcattagatagatatttaaacctagttttttaataaatttatttggaaatataaatgttgcacgtattttctacaaatcgagtcaaacttttgGCACGGAAACCAACTGCGACATATAATTTAGGACAGATGGAGTAAATAGGTGAGTGTAATTGATGTCAACACAATCTTTTAGGAGATATTTGAGAGAGCTTCACTCCACGAAATATAGCTTAACTCCACCAACTTCAAGCCACATATCTTAGCTCTAAAAAAAGGTGGATTCAAcgactaagggcttgtttggaatgcaggaatttcacaggaatcagttcatGAACAAGAATTTTTTTCCCAcaatccaaacagaccctaactCGGTTTTGTAGAGCTCCTCAAGAGATGCTCCATAAAACTATGGTTTTAGTATGGAGTTGGTGAATTATACACCATGCCACTAGCCACACTCTCTATTCCCTCACCCCTACCTAGCACCTCCGTGTTCGTTTGCGAAAGAGGATGCCACCAGGCCGCCAGGCAGCCATCTCCATCTGTCACCCCCTCTCAATCACAGGAACCTCCGAAGCACGAGAACAACTTTGGACCGAGGTCATCCCGATGCGCAAGAGATTCAGATCTTGCGCCGCAGCCACCGCCGGAACCAAGAAACCAAATTCTTGCTTTCCCAACAACAAATTTTTTGACTTCTAAACCAAAATTGATTAGTGCTAACCCATCTAAGATTAGTTACCGATACCCTCATTGATTAGTTGTTGTCTACTACAATAATGTGTAAAACCAAAACAAGTGCCGTTTGGATCACAATGCAAGGACAGAGGAAATTCTATAGATGTTCTTGTGGACGTAGTTAGTTATCTATCCCATGCATTGCCAAAAGTATGGTGCCACGATTTTGTTATGTCAATGTTGGATGCACACGAGCACTTAGAAATTTTGGTATGAAAAATGTACAAACTCTGCAATTAAAGTTTTCATTACAATAATAATCCAAAACGGTTAATTATGAAATTCTTTAAACCAATATCAATCACTCACATATGCTAGATATGTCAAAACATCTATCATGCATCCTTCTAAGGCATATGATCTACGTTCCAAGTCAAACAGGTGTATCAACTCTAAGGTGCAGGAGCAGATCTAGCCTAGGATGCTAACTTCTTCCTTCTTCCACAAAATGAAGGATAGGCTCAAGGGAGGCTCCATTGTGCTGGTGACCGTAGGGGGGATCGAGCCCCTCCAGCCACACCGTTGGATCCACCTCTACCATAACTGGAGGCTAACTCCAAAGTGAAACTGCTCCATATAAGAGTTGGTGCTCTGGAGTTCCCGAAAATGCCATACTGATGCCGTTGTCGGAGAATGGCAATTCAAACCTAGGGCGATTTACCTAGTTTTTCTGTTAGTGCTATAAATTCCAAGATTTATGTATTAAATTTCAAAAAAATTATGTCACTAGACAAAATTTGAACGTAAAAATCATAATCAGGGGATGAAAAAATTCATAGGAATTGACAAGTTTGAATGAGTTGGAATTTGTGTGGGGGTAAAGCAAATAGTTTGGTGTGTGGGAGAGGGGCGTACTGTTTTTCCTATAATCTTTGACATGAATGCATGTACAACTTTAACTCAATTTTCCTTACAGACACCAATCCAACTTCGTCTTCATCATTTGTGAAGTTGACTGGCTGTATTTTCAGAATTTCTTTTGTACATAGAATCTACTATGAAACACTACACAATCGCGCAATGATTCTGTACTCTATCTTCCAAACCCCATTATGACAAGCCTGAAGCTCAAACATTTTTCAGATATTTACAGAGCCTGCCTGACCAGGAATCACCGTGCAGCTTCCTACCAAATGTTTATGATATGCTGCAAACCCCATGCTCCACGAGGTTCTGAAACCGGCGTCTCGTGCACAGCCTGCATTCTCATGAAAGTTCACATTGCGATTATTTCTAAATGAAGCTGGAATTggaattcttcttctttttttaacgAAAATGgaattcttcttctttatcaataTAATAGTTGGCAGCTCTCCTGCACGATTCGTTTAAAGAAGCTGGAATTGGAATGCAAAATGGACCTGGATTCTAAAGATCTGTCGTTGATTGCACGAATGAAGCAATGCGGTGATTGATATCAAGATGATGTAGATTGGTATGACAATTCCAGCCGTTCTGAACATCAGCAGCTGTATCGGGAGAGTAATTTGCACAGTTCAGGTGTTCAGTTTGGATATAAATAAGGATTAGGAAGATAATAATGAGATATTAGATTTACTGCCTTACAGTGATTAGCTCTACTGAGCACACTTCATGGTTGCGGAGTATAAGCAAGATTGCATCACGGAGCACCAACAAAACCATCAACTGGAAGTGtattaacaacaacaacaaaaaaaaaaaaacagttgacTCCAGAATGAACACTCATGATAAAGTAGAAAATTTGCCCTTTGTAACACTTACAGCAATGGCAACTACTCGGCAATATATGGCGCCTTTCAGGTTGGGACTTTGAGAATCAACGCTTGACGTGCCATCAGTTTGATCCGAGGTTTGACCATAACTAGCACCTCGTATTCCAGCTCCCCTATAATGGGATTAACTTTAATTACTAGGTGATTCATGAATGATCAGCTTTCAGATCTTTGCAATGTCCATTTTTTCAGAGAGATAGAGGCATAAAGCACCGATTGGTACCTTAAATTTATTAGGTTCCTTCCGTGCCGAAACAAAGGAGCAGTGTAGTTTGGTTTCAATTGCTGTGGCATCAAGAGCGGAGAAAAACAAATCAGACAACAGTAATGTCCTGTCATTCAGCACCGTAGACTCAATAGTGGTTTTTTTTCTCATCCTTTTTATGACTACATAGTAAATCTGAAATGGACATTTTCAGCTTAAGGGAAAAAAACTAAATTTctattatgaaatgaaaagtgctAAAATATATTCAGCTGCTTCTTGTCATgtaagatggcaacgggcacaaAATATCCGCGTGCCCGCGGATAGAAAACCCGATGGGCATGGATATGGGTTTAAGTTTGTGCCCACGGGCACGGGCATGGGTGTGATTCTAAACCCGATGGATGTTTGCTCGTGGGCATGGAAAAATGATATCCGCACCCGCAAACCCGCTAGACCCGCGCTAATGACCCTATAAGTCTATATACAGTTGTATGTCTTTATTCGTGTTAATTTGTGATGACTTGAGATACACTAATGTAGACGTACTTTTGATTACTCTTGTATGGTCAATGTGTCATACTTTATCTAATGTTGAGATATAGAcgtttattttttgatatattgtttctTACTTGCTATTAAGATATGGTTGGGTGCTTTGTTGCTTTATTTTTGCGGGTATATGGGTGTGCCCGCGGGCATGTGATATCCGCGGATAGCGGGCACGGGCATGGTTTTCTACCCATGACGGTtaacgggcgcgggcgcgggcacggATTTTTGCTCGCGGGTATAGATATCTAGGGCTAGTATCCGTGCGGAttttacccgttgccatcttttaTCATGTACTAGTAATTCTGTTGAGAATGATTGGTTATTATAAGGAAGTTTGGGAAAGCGTTACCTGCAAGCATATCTCACATATGGTGTCCCCCTTCTCGTTACACCACCGCTGGACGCATCTGTGGTGAGCATACTGCAACCAGCAACAAACTGATGCAAGTAAAACTTCCGTTCATGGGGCAGTACAAAAATCTGTTGCCCATTAATGgaaatagaatgcaaagaaaaTAATCGGTTGGTAAGGCTCGATAACTGATAACACAAGAAATGCCTGAATTGCGTTGTAATAGTAAGTTGCCTAGTAAGTTTGTTACCCAGTAGCATCTTGCAAGaaatgaaaaatataataatGTAGCCAGCAATTTGCTGGAGTTTAAGACAATACTATCAGAGGAGAGGATGCAATATCCATGATTGAGCATGGAGTAATGAATTTCAAACAGGTTTCAAACTTGTTGGCTAGTTATTCTGTGCAGCATCAATCAAGGCTAGTTTCTTTGTGTGTTCTTTTTTCTTATTTGCGATCGGGGTTGAACATGAAGGTGTAAGTTTCATATAAGCTAGCTGTAACACCGAAAAGAGAAGCAGAGGAAATTAAGCTCGCCTTCAAGCTGCCCTTGCAGGAGCAGGGGGTCTCCATGTAAGCCTCGTCACCTTCCTCTTGGCAGATTCTGCACTCCACCATGACACCActcttggccttgcccttgcccttgcccATGCCCAGCTGAACATCTTCAGGAAGAACGACGGAGGGATCGGTCTGGTCATagccggcggtggtggtggaagcTACGGCATCGGCAAAGGCCCCGTGGACGGCGGACTGGAGCGTCGACTCCGTGAGCAGCCGGCCCGTCATCAGCGCGAAGTGGTCCGCCATCCTCGAGCTGCTAGCTTCCGGAGACGCAGACGCTGGAGATGGAATCAGCACAAACCTGTGGTAGGCATGCGGCGGCGATCGCTGGAACGCTGAAACAAAGTCTCTTCAGAGTTCAGAGTTCAGAACAAACGCCGCCAACTCATATTTGAATTTTGAACCAGGTGACAACCACCATCTCCGGTACGAAAACGTTGTGCTATGCTATCTACGAACACGGCACGGGAGCACGGACATGGCACGAGGCCGCTGAAAAGAGTCTCCTTTCGACCATCTTTTTCGCTGAGCTCGCTCAGGGTAGAAGGGGGGAAGAAAGAGGCATGCATGGAGGTGGTTAAAAGGGCTACCTGGGTCCTGGGCAAAGAGAACGGAAGCCAGCCGACTAGCTGACGCAGAAAGAAAAGGCGCGAGGTGGTTTTCACGGCACGAGACGCGTTATAGCACGCATCTCGTCTGTCTCTGGCCGCCGCCAAGATCCTGCTGGCTTTCTCCACGTCCACGAACAGAGAGAGGAAGGAAAGAACGGAAGGATGCGATGCAAAGGCCGCGGAGAAGGCAAGGGAGCAGGAGCAGGGCAagcaaggaagagcagaggcaaatTAAGGCGACGAGACGACGAGCGAGCCAAGGAGGAGGCTTGCGAGGCGGGACTAGGATAACTGAATGAATTCCTAAACACCCTGGATGATATGAAGAGAGAACAAAAGATTCGGGTTAACATGAGTTGGCCGCATCCTACTGGTCCCTCTCGGCATTTGGCCTTTCTTGCTCCGGAGAACAATCTGATTCTGACCCTGCCTCACGATTCGTGCGATAGAATCACACTGGCCCCGTAACTGTCTTATACTGATGATAacaattgattgattgattcatcagGATAACGGCATCTGAATCTTTTTTTTTAACATGGAAGAAATCTTCATTACTCATAACCTGATGCCAAATCATTGGTCACCAGAACGTCAATACAAGGTGAAATACTATCCATAATCAGATTAGTACCCGGGCATAACTTTGCCCTAAGGGCAGCTAGATTATGCGCAACGAGATTACAAGAGCGAGGATTAAAAGCAACAACAAAGCTGGAAAAATTACAAAACAAGACTTTCCTTCAACTCCCATAACAGGCCAAGAGGTAGCATCCAGACGTCCGTTTCGAAGCACTAGCGTAGGCCGTGCGCCTAAGGAGTGCGGCTTTCCAAACCAACATAGCAATTGAAACGCACCCCACCTCGTGGACCCCACGCTGCTTGTCGCCCTATCATCGTGCGCGCTCTGTTTCGTCTGACCGCGGCACATGCATGCGAGAAACCCCACGTGGGTCCCATTCACATGACCGTCTATGGATGGACGCCGTGGATGCGTCTGTCGGCCTTAGGTGCCCGCACGGTGACCCACGGCGCCCCCAGCAACTACTTCAGGTGACTGTGGCAGGTGGgtgtcaccagatctacttttacaatatttagataaaacacttgcagcacACGTTCGAAAcagctaaaacacttgcaacatgcatctgaaacacttgcaaacaccAGAAAAAAGCTTGAAAACACGTATGTAGCCATTGCAAATATATGCATCAGCCagagaaacacttgcaacatacgtatgaaacatcaGAAAaacttaaaacatacgcttgcaacatgcatatatatgcaacatccagatttactttttgcaacatccagatgaaacacttgcaacatatgtctgaaatagatgaaatatttggaacatacacttgaaacatatgtgtatagctattgcaacatgtgcaacatcccgatcaacTTTTGCAACACCGATataaaaatacttgcaacatatctctgaaacacctgaaacacga
Coding sequences within:
- the LOC136454987 gene encoding uncharacterized protein → MADHFALMTGRLLTESTLQSAVHGAFADAVASTTTAGYDQTDPSVVLPEDVQLGMGKGKGKAKSGVMVECRICQEEGDEAYMETPCSCKGSLKYAHHRCVQRWCNEKGDTICEICLQQLKPNYTAPLFRHGRNLINLRGAGIRGASYGQTSDQTDGTSSVDSQSPNLKGAIYCRVVAIALMVLLVLRDAILLILRNHEVCSVELITLLMFRTAGIVIPIYIILISITALLHSCNQRQIFRIQVHFAFQFQLL